The following DNA comes from Kitasatospora sp. NBC_01287.
CGCTACCGCACCGCGCGCGAGGGCGTCTGGATCGGTGGCGACTGGTACGACGCGCTGCCGCTGCCCGGCGGCGTGGTCGGGGTGGCGATCGGCGATGTGCAGGGGCACGACACCGAGGCCGCCGCGATCATGGGGCAGCTGCGGATCGCGATGACCGCCTACGCCGCCGAGGGCCACGGCACCGCCGAGGTGCTGACCCGCGCCTCGGCCTTCCTGGCCGAGCTGCACGCCGACCGCTTCGCCACCTGCCTCTACGCCCAGGTCTCGCTGGCCACCGGTCAGGTGAGGGCGGCCAACGCGGGACACCTGCCGCCGCTGGTGCGGCACGCCGACGGCACGGTCGAGCTGATCGAGGTGGCCACCGGCCTGCCGCTGGGTCTGCCCGCCGACTGGTTGCCGAACGGTTACCCGCACACCGACTTCCACCTGGCGCCGGGCGGCACCCTGCTGCTCTACACCGACGGCCTGGTCGAGCGGCCGGGGGAGGACCTGGAGCTGGGCCTGGCCCGGCTGGCCAGGGTGCTGGCGGAGGGGCCCGTGGAGCTGCCAGCGCTGGCCGACCACCTGCGGGACACCCTGGGCGGGCGGCTGGAGGCCGAGGACGACGCCGCGCTCCTGCTGCTGCGCCGACTGGGGCCCGGGGACGAACCGGCGGGCACGGCTGTGCCGGGCGGCTGATGGTCCATCAGCGCCCGGCACTATTCCCTCAGCCCGCGCACTCAGCTCGGAATGCGCGCTCCGGCGGAATTCACTCGCCGGCGGTGAAGCCGGCCTCGTGGCCATCCTCGAACTGGTAGGTCTTGCCGACGGTGCCGTGGCCGGCGATGATGCTGCCGCTGCCGCTGGCGTAGCCCGCGTGGTAACCGCTGATGCTGTGCGCGCTGGCGGCGGTGGCGGTCCCGGCGACGGTCAGTCCGGCGAGGGCAAAGCCGATCAGGGCGGTGCGAAGTCGCATGCGTATTCCCCTTATCCGGCGGGCCGCGGATTTCGGCCCGTGATGACGATGAGAATGCACCACCTGACGACCCGACAGTTAATTGCATACGGACTTTTTCACCCTGATGGCCGCCGAAGACCTTCGAGGTGCGCCGATCAGCCCACCAGCTGCGGCTCTCGGGAGTCCGCTGGCGCCGGGGCCGCCGCCGTGCGCGCCGGCAGCGCGAACATCAGCAGGAAGACCGCCAGCAGGCAGCCGACCAGCCACCAGAGCGCGTGGCTGAAGGCGTGGGTGAAGACCACCCCGACCGCCTGCCCGGGCGCGGCCGTGTCGACCACTCCGAAGAAGGCCACCGAGACCAGGCCGAGGCCCAGCGCGTTGCCCAGCTGCTGGGTGGTGTTGATCAGCCCGGAGGCCGAGCCGGCGTGCTCGCGCGGCACCTCGGCGAGCACCGCGTCGGTCAGCGGCGCCACGATCAGCCCCATGCCCAGGCCCATCACGACCAGTGGCAGCGCCATCTGCCAGGGGTGGATGCCGGTGCCGTACCGGTGCGCCTCGCCGAGGTAGAGCAGCACGCCGGTCGCCATCACCAGCGCGCCGGCTTGCAGCACCTTGCGTCCGAAGCGCGGCACCAGGGCCTGCACCGAGATCCCGGCCGCGGCCGAGACCGCGATCGAGAACGGGACCCCGGTGGTGCCCGCCCGCAACGGGCTCCAGCCCAGGCCGATCTGCATCCACAGCGTCCAGACCAGGAAGAAGATCCCGCAGGTCACCCCGAAGATCAGCTGCACCGCGACGCCGCCGGCGAAACTGCGCACCCGGAAGAGCGAGAGCTCGACCAGCGGTGAGCCGTCCCGGCGGGTCTTGACCCGCTCGTAGGCGACGAAGAGCCCGAGCACCGGCACGCTCAGGCCCATCGAGACGAAGCCCCAGAGCGGCCAGCCGGCCTCCCGGCCCTGGGTGAGCGGGTAGAGCAGCATCAGCAGGCCGAGGCCGGCCAGCGCCATGCCCACCAGGTCGAGCCGCA
Coding sequences within:
- a CDS encoding MFS transporter; translation: MTTTTALDRRRWIALAIVMTASFMDLVDVTIVNIAVPSIQRNLGASFSAIQWVTGGYALAFAIGLITGGRLGDVYGRKRIFLLGIGGFTVASALCGLASDPGILVATRVLQGGTAALMVPQVLSIIHATFPAEERGKVFGMFGAMVGLGAVSGPLLGALLTEWDLFGLQWRPIFLINLPVGVAGLLLGRRFITESRAERVLRLDLVGMALAGLGLLMLLYPLTQGREAGWPLWGFVSMGLSVPVLGLFVAYERVKTRRDGSPLVELSLFRVRSFAGGVAVQLIFGVTCGIFFLVWTLWMQIGLGWSPLRAGTTGVPFSIAVSAAAGISVQALVPRFGRKVLQAGALVMATGVLLYLGEAHRYGTGIHPWQMALPLVVMGLGMGLIVAPLTDAVLAEVPREHAGSASGLINTTQQLGNALGLGLVSVAFFGVVDTAAPGQAVGVVFTHAFSHALWWLVGCLLAVFLLMFALPARTAAAPAPADSREPQLVG